Proteins from a single region of Polynucleobacter sp. KF022:
- the moaD gene encoding molybdopterin converting factor subunit 1 — MKLELRFFASLREALGLSQESVTVPATVKTIAELRAHLIERGNPWSEVLAEGKVLRCALNQHMVDAGTPLQDGAEVAFFPPVTGG; from the coding sequence AACTTGAATTACGATTCTTTGCCTCATTGCGTGAAGCGCTTGGACTCTCGCAGGAGAGTGTCACTGTTCCTGCAACAGTGAAGACGATTGCCGAACTTCGGGCGCATCTCATTGAGCGCGGCAACCCTTGGTCTGAAGTATTGGCTGAAGGTAAGGTATTGCGCTGTGCCCTTAATCAACACATGGTTGATGCTGGTACTCCATTGCAAGATGGTGCTGAAGTAGCTTTCTTTCCTCCGGTGACCGGTGGCTAG
- the moaE gene encoding molybdopterin synthase catalytic subunit MoaE, producing MSNSSIRIQENDFDLSAEIGTLRKNDPRVGAVVSFLGTVRDMNDGSQVKGMTLEHYPGMTEKALQEILDQAKARWDIYQTLVIHRVGPLLPEDQIVLVAVTSAHRGEAFAACEFIMDYLKTAAPFWKKEDTPEGARWVDARVTDEAAMARWNKT from the coding sequence ATGTCCAATTCATCTATTCGTATTCAGGAAAACGATTTCGACCTTAGTGCTGAAATAGGGACGCTTCGTAAGAATGATCCACGTGTTGGTGCGGTGGTGTCTTTCCTGGGAACGGTCCGGGATATGAATGACGGTAGCCAAGTGAAAGGCATGACGCTGGAGCACTACCCTGGCATGACTGAAAAAGCGTTGCAAGAAATTTTGGACCAGGCTAAAGCGCGTTGGGACATCTATCAAACTCTAGTGATTCATCGAGTGGGTCCGCTCCTACCCGAGGATCAAATTGTTCTGGTTGCAGTTACTAGCGCCCATAGGGGAGAAGCTTTTGCTGCCTGCGAGTTCATCATGGACTATCTTAAAACGGCAGCTCCATTTTGGAAAAAAGAAGACACGCCTGAAGGTGCTCGTTGGGTAGACGCCCGCGTAACTGACGAGGCTGCGATGGCCCGCTGGAATAAAACCTAA